A region from the Rufibacter sp. DG15C genome encodes:
- a CDS encoding STAS domain-containing protein, which produces MKIVIEQEPQAYILRLVGEMDASTCLEVDRAIEDALLRPISQLWIDCQGLKYISSAGLGVFISHLGTLESLHIPMVLYGMSDQVRNVFELLGLHMIMTIVPTKEEAALQVKQC; this is translated from the coding sequence ATGAAGATTGTAATAGAACAAGAGCCGCAGGCTTATATCCTGCGCTTGGTTGGGGAAATGGATGCGTCTACATGTTTAGAAGTAGACCGCGCCATAGAAGATGCGCTACTAAGACCAATCTCACAGCTTTGGATTGACTGCCAAGGATTAAAATATATATCTTCTGCGGGCTTGGGGGTATTCATCTCACATTTGGGCACCCTAGAAAGCCTGCACATACCCATGGTCTTGTATGGAATGAGTGACCAAGTGAGAAACGTGTTTGAATTACTGGGCTTGCACATGATCATGACCATTGTGCCAACAAAAGAAGAGGCAGCCCTACAGGTTAAACAATGCTAA
- a CDS encoding SCO family protein — MTKSLLYAGLFTLALASCQSKVGEEKQLPILGPREPKVTMVDGKPQVDTIYHSIPDFKFIDQDSQQVTQETVAGKIYVADFFFTSCPSICPKMKSQMLRVYEKYKDNPKVILLSHSIDPTHDTVAVLKEYAERLGVDSKKWHFLTGDKDTILGMAQNHYMTSALEDKEAPGGFAHSGAFLLVDEKRHVRGHYDGTMAPDVDRLMQDIDLLLQEKKK; from the coding sequence ATGACCAAATCTCTTTTATATGCCGGCCTATTCACCTTGGCGCTGGCCAGTTGTCAATCCAAGGTGGGAGAAGAAAAGCAACTACCCATCCTAGGTCCGCGCGAGCCCAAGGTCACCATGGTGGACGGAAAGCCCCAGGTAGACACCATCTACCATTCCATCCCTGACTTCAAGTTCATAGACCAGGACAGCCAACAGGTGACGCAAGAAACAGTGGCCGGCAAAATCTACGTAGCCGACTTTTTCTTCACCAGTTGCCCCTCCATTTGCCCGAAGATGAAGAGCCAGATGTTGCGCGTGTACGAGAAATACAAAGACAACCCAAAGGTGATCTTGCTTTCGCATTCCATTGATCCCACGCATGACACGGTGGCTGTTTTGAAAGAATATGCAGAACGTCTAGGCGTGGACAGTAAGAAATGGCACTTCTTGACCGGAGATAAAGACACGATCTTGGGCATGGCTCAGAACCATTACATGACCAGTGCCTTAGAAGACAAAGAGGCGCCGGGTGGTTTTGCGCACAGCGGGGCCTTTTTGCTGGTAGATGAAAAGCGCCATGTCAGAGGGCATTATGACGGCACCATGGCGCCAGACGTGGATCGGCTCATGCAAGACATAGATTTGCTTTTGCAAGAGAAAAAGAAATAG
- a CDS encoding PA0069 family radical SAM protein, protein MVERGSHQSSAPFKGSEARKGRGAQYNPKNPYLNQEYVVTHLEGLDEEWTPQSKTQFLTENPKKIVNEVSSPDLGLSYSMNPYQGCEHGCVYCYARNTHAYWGMGAGLDYEQKIIVKENAPQLLRQQLENPRWKVRPIMLAGNTDCYQPTEAKRKITRQLLEVLLQYKHPVSVITKNALILRDLDLLQELHKHRLVHLNISITTLQEELRQKLEPRTATGIRRLAVVKTLAEAGLPVNVMVAPIIPSLNDQEIPAILQASANAGALSAAYTVVRLNGAVGEIFEDWVLKAYPDRAAKVLDQIKSCHGGSLNDSQFGRRMHGEGQWAETIKSLFKIYHRKYFAGRSMPPYDFSQFTPKSGKQLSMF, encoded by the coding sequence ATGGTAGAGCGAGGTAGTCATCAGTCATCAGCTCCCTTTAAGGGATCTGAAGCCAGGAAAGGTAGAGGGGCGCAATACAATCCTAAGAATCCATACTTAAACCAAGAGTATGTAGTCACCCACTTAGAGGGCCTGGATGAAGAGTGGACACCCCAATCTAAGACGCAATTCTTAACTGAGAACCCCAAGAAAATCGTCAATGAAGTTAGCTCCCCTGACCTTGGTTTGAGCTACTCCATGAACCCATACCAAGGCTGTGAACATGGCTGTGTTTACTGCTATGCGCGCAACACACATGCCTATTGGGGGATGGGGGCAGGGCTAGATTATGAGCAGAAAATCATAGTCAAGGAAAACGCTCCGCAGCTACTAAGGCAACAGCTGGAGAACCCCAGATGGAAGGTGCGACCCATCATGCTGGCGGGCAACACAGATTGCTACCAACCCACAGAAGCCAAGCGTAAAATTACCCGTCAGCTGCTGGAGGTGCTGCTCCAATACAAGCACCCGGTGAGCGTCATTACCAAGAACGCACTCATTCTCCGTGACCTTGATTTATTACAAGAATTGCACAAGCACCGCTTGGTGCATTTGAACATCTCCATTACCACCTTGCAAGAAGAACTTCGGCAAAAATTGGAGCCGCGCACGGCCACGGGCATAAGAAGATTAGCGGTGGTGAAGACTCTAGCCGAGGCCGGTCTGCCGGTGAATGTGATGGTGGCTCCCATCATTCCAAGTCTAAATGACCAAGAGATCCCTGCTATTTTGCAAGCCTCGGCCAATGCCGGAGCGCTCTCAGCGGCCTATACCGTAGTAAGGTTAAACGGAGCGGTAGGGGAGATTTTTGAGGACTGGGTACTCAAGGCATATCCAGATAGGGCGGCCAAAGTGCTGGACCAAATCAAGTCTTGCCACGGCGGATCTCTCAATGATAGTCAGTTTGGAAGGCGCATGCACGGCGAAGGCCAATGGGCAGAAACTATCAAATCCCTCTTTAAAATTTACCACAGAAAATATTTTGCAGGCAGGTCAATGCCTCCGTATGACTTCTCCCAGTTCACTCCCAAAAGCGGAAAGCAGCTCTCTATGTTTTAA
- a CDS encoding cytochrome c, translating into MALNRILLVLGVLGFGIVLAGCFTERGKEGKLLYGRHCANCHLDNGEGLRGVIPPLAGSDYLDKHRDELACLIRNGISGPIEVNGRMYNQAMPANKGLTEADITNILNYLHSEFKSPSTRVSLDEVKTQLKECL; encoded by the coding sequence ATGGCCCTGAATAGAATCTTACTGGTGTTGGGTGTCTTGGGCTTTGGCATTGTGCTGGCGGGCTGTTTCACAGAACGGGGCAAGGAAGGCAAACTCCTGTATGGCCGGCATTGCGCTAATTGCCACCTGGATAATGGGGAGGGACTACGCGGCGTGATTCCGCCGTTGGCAGGTTCAGATTACCTGGACAAGCACCGTGATGAACTGGCTTGTCTCATCAGGAACGGTATCAGTGGTCCCATTGAGGTAAACGGTAGAATGTACAACCAAGCCATGCCTGCTAACAAAGGCTTAACAGAGGCAGACATCACCAATATTCTAAATTACCTGCATTCAGAATTTAAAAGCCCCTCAACCCGTGTTTCATTGGATGAAGTAAAGACGCAATTAAAAGAATGTCTTTGA
- a CDS encoding STAS domain-containing protein: MQATYLADHTPLVILQGSLDEAYAGTLLNVLHEATPWKSPFILVDFGKIIQVSPTGLRLLLPLISHLQAQKKNLVLFNLRKDIHEVVSSSGFDSLVVIKPTFQDALQYVQLPPKFA, encoded by the coding sequence GTGCAGGCTACATATTTAGCGGATCATACGCCCCTTGTTATCCTGCAGGGAAGTTTAGATGAGGCGTATGCAGGAACATTACTGAATGTGCTGCATGAAGCCACCCCCTGGAAAAGCCCCTTTATTCTAGTAGACTTTGGTAAAATCATCCAGGTGTCCCCCACTGGATTACGCCTTTTGTTGCCTTTAATCTCTCATTTACAGGCCCAAAAGAAAAACCTGGTACTGTTCAACCTAAGAAAAGACATCCACGAGGTTGTGAGCAGTTCTGGTTTTGACTCGTTGGTAGTGATTAAGCCTACCTTTCAAGATGCCCTCCAGTACGTGCAGCTGCCTCCCAAATTTGCGTAA
- a CDS encoding response regulator transcription factor yields MIKVIITDDHTLIRDGLKSLLKSDRSIQVVGEAENGAQLLELLETVTPDVVMLDLNMPVMDGFEALTQVQAKYPHVKVLILTMLDQDSYVTKVRTAGALGYVLKTAGRTELIHAIKTVAENNSYICSEVALNLLNRVNNGPGEQQEFSGKGTSDLSKREMEVLRLIAEGYTNAEIADKLFASKRTIESHRQHLIEKTKAKNTATLIKYAIQQGLID; encoded by the coding sequence ATGATAAAAGTTATAATAACAGACGACCATACCTTGATCAGAGATGGTCTTAAATCGCTTCTTAAGTCAGACAGATCTATACAGGTGGTTGGAGAGGCGGAGAACGGCGCCCAGCTCTTGGAACTGCTAGAGACAGTGACGCCAGACGTGGTCATGCTGGATCTGAATATGCCCGTCATGGACGGTTTTGAGGCCCTCACCCAAGTGCAGGCCAAGTACCCACATGTGAAAGTGCTGATTTTGACCATGCTGGACCAAGACAGCTATGTGACCAAGGTGCGCACTGCCGGGGCCTTGGGCTACGTCTTAAAGACGGCCGGACGCACAGAACTTATCCATGCCATCAAAACCGTGGCCGAGAACAACTCTTATATCTGTTCTGAAGTGGCCTTAAATCTCTTGAACCGGGTAAACAATGGCCCTGGAGAGCAACAGGAGTTTTCTGGCAAAGGAACCTCAGACCTCTCTAAGCGCGAAATGGAAGTGCTAAGGCTGATTGCAGAGGGATATACCAACGCCGAAATCGCGGACAAGCTCTTTGCTAGCAAACGCACCATAGAGTCTCACCGTCAGCATCTGATTGAGAAAACCAAGGCTAAGAACACGGCCACCCTCATTAAATATGCCATACAACAAGGCTTGATAGACTAG
- a CDS encoding cation diffusion facilitator family transporter, which produces MPTTSAPSPIRLMAFMLVLAFLLLSIKFAAYFLTHSNAIFTDALESIINFVTGGFALYSVYLAAKPKDQDHPYGHGKIEFLSSGFEGTLILLAGIAIIIKSIYNLLYPHPIERLDWGIILTLVTGGANYLAGRYLVRTGTNQHSLTIIANGKHLLTDAYTSLGLIIGLLAIYFFEYIWLDAVVAIIFGSIITYTGYGLVRNSISGVMDEADHELISRIISVLNQRRRENWIDLHNMRVIKYGRQLHIDCHLTLPWYFNLVESHAEVDALQEIITEELGDVVELFVHLDPCLPPDSCKLCTKSDCHVRENAFVGRVEWTLENVIENQKHVLV; this is translated from the coding sequence ATGCCTACAACCTCGGCTCCCTCTCCTATTCGTTTAATGGCGTTTATGTTGGTGTTGGCCTTTTTGCTTCTCAGCATCAAGTTCGCTGCCTACTTTCTCACGCACTCCAACGCCATCTTTACGGATGCCCTTGAGTCTATCATCAACTTTGTGACGGGTGGGTTTGCCTTGTACAGCGTGTACCTGGCCGCCAAACCCAAGGACCAGGACCATCCCTACGGCCATGGTAAGATAGAATTCCTGTCTTCTGGCTTTGAAGGCACGCTGATTTTACTGGCCGGTATAGCCATCATCATCAAATCCATCTACAACCTGCTCTATCCACACCCTATTGAACGCTTAGATTGGGGTATTATCCTAACGCTGGTTACCGGCGGCGCCAACTACCTGGCAGGCCGTTACCTGGTGCGCACCGGCACCAACCAGCACTCCCTCACCATCATCGCCAATGGCAAACACCTGCTCACAGATGCCTATACCAGCCTTGGCTTGATCATAGGCTTGCTGGCCATCTACTTCTTTGAGTACATCTGGCTGGATGCCGTGGTGGCCATCATATTTGGGTCTATCATCACGTACACGGGCTACGGACTGGTCCGTAACTCCATCTCTGGGGTCATGGACGAGGCCGACCACGAATTGATTTCCCGCATCATCTCTGTGTTGAACCAACGCCGCCGCGAAAACTGGATAGACCTGCACAACATGCGCGTCATCAAGTACGGGCGGCAACTGCACATTGACTGCCATTTAACCCTGCCTTGGTACTTCAACCTGGTTGAGTCCCATGCGGAGGTAGACGCCTTACAGGAGATCATCACAGAAGAGCTAGGCGATGTGGTAGAATTGTTTGTACACCTAGACCCTTGCCTGCCCCCTGACAGCTGTAAACTGTGCACCAAGTCTGACTGCCATGTACGGGAGAATGCATTTGTAGGGAGGGTGGAATGGACGCTTGAGAACGTCATTGAAAACCAAAAGCACGTCTTGGTCTAA
- a CDS encoding endonuclease/exonuclease/phosphatase family protein yields the protein MAVWLLLAHICSYINPGSFWVASLFALTYPGILLVNILFVVYWLLVKSRALFISLFVLLIGLDNLRAQVQLNLFPAEVPAVAEKIRVLSFNARLFDLYNWTGNPLTREKIFKMVQDEAPSVVCFQEFYTSTKAGRNNLDTLLHLQKTTQKHVAYTETKRETDHWGIATFSTYPIVNRGNIMFNEVTNNLCIYTDIKVGPDTVRVYNVHLQSNRFKREDYEFLGNPNAKPTNDEKLTASRNIIMRLKVGAVKRAQQVEVVAKHIQQSPYPVIVCGDFNDPPASFTYNKISKGLQDAFIESGWGLGNTYDGMFSILRIDYLLHDNRMVGSGYRAIRQKLSDHYPIVSDLWLKPKDAAVKP from the coding sequence GTGGCAGTTTGGTTGCTGTTGGCGCACATCTGCTCTTATATAAACCCAGGTAGTTTCTGGGTGGCCAGCCTTTTTGCCTTGACCTACCCTGGCATTTTGTTGGTGAACATTCTCTTTGTGGTGTACTGGTTGTTGGTAAAGAGCCGAGCCCTGTTCATCTCCTTGTTCGTGCTGCTCATTGGCTTGGACAACTTGAGGGCGCAGGTGCAGTTGAACTTGTTCCCGGCAGAGGTGCCAGCCGTAGCCGAGAAAATCAGAGTGTTGAGTTTTAACGCTAGGCTCTTTGATTTGTACAATTGGACAGGCAACCCATTAACCCGAGAGAAGATCTTTAAAATGGTGCAGGACGAGGCCCCCAGTGTGGTGTGCTTCCAAGAGTTTTACACCTCTACCAAGGCCGGCCGAAACAACCTTGACACTCTGCTCCACCTGCAGAAAACCACCCAAAAGCACGTCGCTTACACAGAGACAAAACGGGAGACCGACCATTGGGGCATTGCTACTTTTAGTACTTATCCTATTGTCAATAGGGGTAATATTATGTTTAATGAAGTGACCAACAATCTCTGCATTTATACAGATATTAAAGTAGGCCCAGACACGGTGCGGGTATACAATGTGCACCTGCAATCTAACCGGTTTAAGCGGGAAGATTATGAGTTCTTGGGTAACCCCAATGCCAAGCCCACCAATGATGAGAAACTCACCGCCTCCCGCAATATTATCATGCGGTTAAAGGTAGGGGCCGTCAAGCGGGCACAGCAGGTAGAGGTAGTGGCCAAGCACATTCAGCAGTCACCTTACCCTGTAATTGTATGCGGCGACTTCAATGATCCGCCGGCCTCTTTTACGTATAATAAAATTAGCAAAGGGCTGCAAGACGCCTTCATAGAGAGTGGCTGGGGCCTAGGCAATACCTATGATGGCATGTTCTCTATTCTACGGATAGATTACCTGTTGCATGACAATCGAATGGTAGGAAGTGGCTACCGTGCCATCCGGCAGAAGCTGTCAGACCATTATCCAATTGTGAGTGACCTTTGGTTGAAACCAAAAGACGCAGCAGTAAAGCCTTAA
- a CDS encoding PAS domain S-box protein has product MSEEKKVSIGLAHDFSLLRKEAEKLQKPVSEEDVQKMTPHEIKRLIQELQTHQVELEMQNHQLQMTTQELEAVTAKYQDLYHYSPFGYVTLDEHGIIEEANAKGMDLLATTQQNLLARRFSQFVHPDYLDAYYGFFRKVLLSNGPETVELQVVSSTGAIFYAQLEGLLLRRQNDTDQCRIAFVDVTERKTAHIELFNKEALLSAIVNNSLNAIQVLKAVRDHKGKLIDFEWVLLNRTAEIFLDHTLGQLRKHRLSDLLPEMKEKGYFTTLEQVLEDNKPATFTAQLTVNNQAHWLNCVATKLEDGLVLTSEDVTQQRIANDKLQESQLLVKKMAEAIPDFLYIEDLQAGRNVYNNRNFLSFLGYSEKDIQGHPRDLLDTLYHPEDEHLLLNRAKRFAQVEEGRVLEYVVRIKDKKANWRNIQFRETVFKRGASGVPVQLVGTAQDITEKMRAEQELQRLHKTIRAILENLPVIIWRLDPEGRIIESVGSGLASLGYKDHELEGRLISEVNPSIVPNIQQVLKGHSDFFIAESEVNGKKRYKQNYFVHDKDTKGGIGFCLDITEQKAAEAEAQYRNMLLDQLLKNLPLVLAVVDQEGRYLEIRGNGLKAVGMQDNELKGKLIYDVFPFLKENFSGILSGEVKSFTAAFPYQGKNSYFKNYGFLEKQNQVGIAFGIDITDLHEAQEKLILEKEFSENLLETHINGIIAFDKSLRVTAWNKAMEQITSLPREQVLGKPIQSFLPKSKPGTLLQNLQRVLQGAQVTIKHLPFLPTNRSFEVNFAPLFGANKEVIGVLGIVWDVTVQKAKQKAETQYELSQQKAVMEAVLTTQNEERKRIAEALHNSLAQLLYAAKLHLEELQTKSTIDVNLIEPVAKVSGFLEEAIKETRTLAHELIPRVLQDFGLKSALKDLATRLTSKSLSIQCVVTGFSQPKDYALETHIFRFVQELLNNVMKHAHATEALVQVVDKGTAVRVRVEDNGKGICTQEMDKPASKGMGLKTLQDRLKLLQGELTVTSSEKEGTIITIEIPTK; this is encoded by the coding sequence ATGAGTGAAGAAAAGAAAGTCTCTATTGGTCTGGCCCATGATTTCTCCCTGCTTAGAAAAGAAGCCGAGAAATTACAAAAGCCCGTGAGCGAGGAGGATGTGCAGAAGATGACGCCGCATGAGATTAAACGCCTCATTCAGGAGTTACAAACCCACCAGGTGGAATTGGAGATGCAAAACCACCAGCTGCAAATGACCACCCAGGAGCTGGAAGCCGTCACGGCCAAATACCAGGACTTATACCATTACTCCCCTTTTGGGTATGTGACCCTAGATGAGCACGGCATCATTGAAGAGGCCAATGCCAAGGGAATGGACCTTTTGGCCACTACCCAGCAGAACTTGCTTGCCCGTAGGTTCAGTCAGTTTGTGCACCCAGACTACTTGGATGCCTACTACGGGTTCTTCAGGAAGGTTCTGCTCTCCAATGGTCCAGAGACGGTAGAACTGCAGGTGGTGTCCAGCACGGGCGCCATTTTCTATGCCCAGCTAGAAGGACTGTTGTTGCGCCGGCAGAATGACACCGACCAGTGCCGCATTGCTTTTGTAGATGTGACGGAGCGCAAGACGGCCCATATAGAGCTCTTCAACAAAGAGGCGTTGCTTTCTGCCATTGTCAATAACTCTTTGAATGCCATCCAAGTATTGAAAGCCGTGCGGGACCATAAAGGCAAGCTCATTGACTTTGAATGGGTGCTATTGAACAGAACCGCAGAGATTTTCCTGGACCATACCTTAGGGCAGCTGCGCAAACACCGCCTGTCTGACTTGTTGCCTGAGATGAAGGAGAAGGGTTATTTCACTACCCTGGAACAGGTCTTGGAGGACAACAAACCGGCTACGTTCACCGCCCAGCTCACCGTCAACAACCAAGCCCACTGGCTTAACTGCGTGGCCACCAAACTGGAAGACGGATTGGTGCTCACCTCAGAAGACGTGACGCAGCAGCGCATTGCCAATGACAAGCTGCAAGAAAGCCAATTGCTGGTCAAAAAGATGGCCGAAGCCATACCTGACTTCCTTTATATTGAGGATTTACAGGCGGGCCGCAATGTCTACAACAACCGCAACTTTCTATCCTTCTTAGGGTATTCAGAAAAAGACATCCAGGGCCACCCACGTGACTTGTTAGACACCCTTTACCACCCAGAGGATGAACATCTGCTGCTGAACCGCGCCAAGCGTTTTGCCCAGGTAGAGGAAGGACGGGTACTGGAGTACGTGGTGCGCATTAAAGACAAGAAAGCCAATTGGCGCAACATCCAGTTCAGGGAGACGGTCTTTAAGCGTGGAGCCTCTGGTGTGCCGGTGCAACTGGTGGGCACGGCGCAGGACATCACAGAGAAGATGCGGGCAGAACAGGAGTTGCAGCGCCTGCACAAAACCATACGTGCCATTCTGGAGAACTTGCCAGTGATTATCTGGCGCTTAGACCCAGAAGGCCGCATCATAGAATCAGTGGGTTCTGGTTTGGCTTCTTTGGGCTACAAAGACCACGAGCTGGAAGGCAGGCTTATCTCAGAAGTGAATCCCAGCATTGTGCCTAACATTCAGCAGGTTTTAAAAGGGCATTCTGACTTTTTCATTGCCGAGTCTGAGGTAAACGGCAAGAAACGGTACAAGCAGAATTACTTTGTGCATGACAAAGACACTAAAGGCGGCATTGGGTTCTGTTTAGACATCACTGAACAAAAAGCCGCCGAGGCAGAAGCCCAATACCGCAACATGCTCCTGGACCAATTGCTGAAAAACTTACCATTGGTGTTGGCGGTGGTGGACCAGGAGGGCCGGTACCTGGAGATTAGAGGAAACGGGTTGAAAGCCGTGGGGATGCAAGACAATGAGCTCAAAGGCAAATTAATCTATGACGTCTTCCCATTCTTAAAAGAGAACTTCTCCGGAATACTCTCAGGAGAAGTCAAAAGCTTTACAGCCGCTTTTCCGTATCAGGGCAAAAACTCCTATTTCAAGAACTACGGCTTTCTAGAAAAACAGAACCAGGTAGGCATTGCCTTTGGGATTGACATTACAGACCTGCATGAAGCCCAGGAAAAGCTAATTCTAGAAAAGGAATTCTCTGAGAACCTGCTGGAAACCCACATCAACGGTATTATCGCTTTTGACAAGTCCCTGCGTGTAACGGCCTGGAACAAGGCCATGGAACAGATTACCTCCCTCCCCAGGGAACAAGTGTTGGGCAAACCAATCCAATCCTTCTTGCCCAAGTCAAAGCCTGGCACGCTTCTGCAGAACCTGCAGAGGGTTTTACAAGGCGCGCAGGTAACCATTAAACACTTGCCCTTCTTGCCAACCAACAGGTCTTTTGAGGTGAACTTTGCACCACTTTTTGGCGCTAATAAAGAAGTGATAGGGGTTTTAGGAATTGTCTGGGATGTGACGGTCCAGAAAGCCAAACAGAAGGCAGAAACACAGTATGAGCTTTCGCAGCAAAAGGCGGTGATGGAGGCCGTACTCACCACGCAAAACGAAGAGCGCAAACGCATAGCCGAGGCCCTGCACAACAGCCTGGCCCAGCTTCTCTATGCGGCCAAACTTCATTTAGAAGAATTGCAGACCAAAAGCACCATTGACGTGAATTTGATAGAGCCCGTTGCCAAGGTGTCTGGTTTTTTAGAGGAGGCCATCAAAGAGACCCGTACCTTGGCGCATGAACTCATTCCCAGGGTGTTGCAGGACTTCGGGCTTAAGTCAGCTCTTAAGGACCTGGCTACCCGTCTTACGTCCAAGAGCCTTTCCATTCAATGCGTGGTAACGGGATTCAGCCAACCCAAGGATTATGCGCTGGAGACCCACATCTTCCGGTTTGTGCAGGAGCTGCTCAACAACGTCATGAAACACGCCCACGCCACAGAGGCCTTGGTGCAAGTAGTTGACAAAGGAACCGCAGTACGGGTGCGGGTAGAAGATAACGGCAAAGGGATATGCACCCAAGAAATGGACAAGCCTGCCTCAAAGGGCATGGGACTTAAGACGCTACAAGACAGATTAAAGCTGTTGCAAGGAGAACTGACTGTGACCTCGTCAGAGAAGGAAGGTACTATTATTACGATTGAGATACCCACCAAATAA